A stretch of Malus sylvestris chromosome 11, drMalSylv7.2, whole genome shotgun sequence DNA encodes these proteins:
- the LOC126588446 gene encoding casein kinase 1-like protein HD16, translated as MPELRRGVRRGRARVASKPSDPPPRSRRTRATVAREAAAEAVVRPRTRLAVRKLKEEEKQEPVPVLEEDPVIVISVKDSDSEGSKGEEKVEEDKKAVMADDSGGLSANKAAGQEEEGSTAPFPEKVQVGGSPLYKVERKLGKGGFGQVFVGRRVTGGVDRLSGAGAIEVALKFEHRNSKGCTYGPPYEWQVYNTLGGSHGVPKVHYKGKQGDYYVMVMDMLGPSLWDVWNSSGQIMSAEMVACIAVESLSILEKMHSRGYVHGDVKPENFLLGQPSTAQEKKLFLVDLGLATKWKDTSGGHVDYDQRPDMFRGTVRYASVHAHLGRTASRRDDLESLAYTLIFLHRGRLPWQGYQGDNKSFLVCKKKMATSPEMLCCFCPPPLRQFLEVVVNMKFDEEPNYSKLISLFEGLIGSNPAVRPIKTDGAQKIISQVGQKRGRLNIEEDDDGQPRKKVRLGVPATQWISVYNARVPMKQRYHYNVADARLAQHVERGIADGLLISCVSSCSNLWALIMDAGTNFTNQVYELSPFFLHKEWIMEQWEKNYYISSIAGANNGSSLVVMSKGTQYTQQSYKVSDSFPFKWINKKWREGFHVTSMATAGSRWGVVMSRNAGFSDQVVELDFLYPSEGIHRRWDGGFRITSTAATWDQAALILSVPKRKPGDETQETLRTSQFPSTHVKEKWAKNLYLACLCYGRTVS; from the exons ATGCCGGAGCTTCGCAGAGGAGTCCGCCGAGGCCGTGCTAGGGTAGCGAGCAAGCCCTCCGACCCACCGCCGCGGTCGCGGAGGACGCGTGCCACCGTCGCCAGAGAAGCCGCCGCCGAGGCCGTGGTGAGGCCCAGGACGAGGTTGGCTGTGAGGAAATTGAAAGAAGAGGAGAAGCAGGAGCCGGTGCCGGTGCTGGAGGAAGACCCTGTGATTGTGATATCGGTGAAAGACTCTGATTCGGAAGGCAGTAAGGGAGAAGAAAAAGTCGAGGAAGATAAGAAAGCTGTGATGGCTGACGATAGTGGTGGCCTGAGTGCTAATAAGGCTGCTGGGCAAGAAGAAGAGGGCAGTACTGCGCCTTTCCCTGAAAAG GTTCAAGTAGGAGGGTCACCACTCTATAAGGTAGAAAGGAAGCTGGGAAAAGGTGGCTTTGGTCAAGTGTTTGTTGGCCGTCGTGTTACGGGTGGAGTTGATCGTTTAAGTGGTGCTGGTGCTATTGAG GTAGCACTTAAATTCGAGCACAGAAACAGCAAAGGCTGTACTTATGGTCCTCCATATGAGTGGCAAGTTTACAA CACGCTTGGTGGTAGTCATGGTGTGCCGAAAGTACATTATAAAGGAAAGCAAGGAGACTATTATGTTATG GTTATGGACATGCTAGGGCCTAGTTTATGGGATGTATGGAATTCTTCAGGGCAAAT AATGTCTGCAGAAATGGTGGCTTGCATAGCTGTCGAGTCCTTATcaattctagagaagatgcacTCAAGAGG CTATGTGCATGGAGATGTAAAGCCCGAAAACTTTTTACTTGGTCAGCCATCTACAGCTCAGGAGAAGAAGTTGTTTCTTGTTGACCTTGGATTAG CGACAAAGTGGAAAGACACTAGTGGGGGGCATGTTGATTATGATCAACGTCCTGATATGTTTAG AGGAACTGTGCGATATGCTAGTGTTCATGCTCATCTGGGAAGAACTGCTAGCAGAAGAGATGATCTTGAATCTCTTGCTTATACACTTATTTTTCTCCACCGAGGGAGGTTACCATGGCAGGGCTATCAG GGTGATAACAAATCTTTCCTAGTTTGCAAAAAGAAGATGGCAACATCCCCTGAAATGCTGTGCTGCTTCTGCCCCCCACCTCTGAGACAATTTCTTGAGGTCGTGGTGAACATGAAATTTGATGAAGAGCCTAACTATTCGAAATTAATATCTTTGTTTGAGGGCTTGATTGGATCAAATCCTGCTGTAAGGCCGATTAAAACTGATGGTGCTCAAAAG attATCAGTCAGGTTGGCCAGAAACGGGGTAGATTGAATATTGAGGAAGATGATGATGGGCAGCCAAGAAAGAAGGTTCGGCTAGGAGTACCTGCCACCCAATGGATTTCAGTTTACAATGCTCGGGTGCCGATGAAACAGAG GTATCATTACAATGTTGCTGATGCGAGGTTGGCGCAGCATGTGGAGAGAGGGATTGCAGATGGTCTGCTTATAAGTTGTGTCTCATCTTGTTCTAATCTCTGGGCACTTATTATGGACGCTGGAACCAATTTTACTAAccaagtttatgagctctccCCCTTCTTCTTGCACAAG GAATGGATCATGGAACAATGGGAGAAGAACTATTACATTAGTTCTATTGCTGGTGCTAATAATGGAAGTTCCCTTGTGGTGATGTCCAAAG GAACTCAGTATACGCAACAGTCTTACAAAGTAAGTGATTCTTTCCCCTTCAAGTGGATAAATAAGAAGTGGAGAGAAGGATTTCATGTGACCTCAATGGCAACTGCTGGGAGCCGGTGGGGTGTTGTTATGTCTCGCAATGCGGGCTTCAGTGATCAG gttgtGGAACTTGATTTTCTCTATCCGAGTGAAGGCATCCACAGACGTTGGGATGGTGGTTTCCGCATAACATCAACAGCTGCAACTTGGGACCAAGCAGCTCTTATCTTGAGTGTTCCGAAGCGCAAACCTGGTGATGAAACTCAGGAGACGTTGCGTACATCTCAATTTCCAAGCACACATGTGAAG GAAAAATGGGCAAAGAATCTGTATCTCGCTTGTTTGTGTTACGGGCGCACTGTATCTTGA